A window of Fragaria vesca subsp. vesca linkage group LG7, FraVesHawaii_1.0, whole genome shotgun sequence contains these coding sequences:
- the LOC101304716 gene encoding zinc finger CCCH domain-containing protein 48-like: MDVEGGGSKRIFNRLGGPAQPDPNKNQKVCYHWRAGKCNRHPCPYLHRELPSPPSHGLNGTASSKRQHGFAANTDGPSGPRGRGPNNFSGGGSNTWGRSGGGGGGGNRVFVRKMDKVCNYWVQGNCSYGDRCKFLHSWSTGDCVSLLTTLEGHQNVVSGIALPSGSDKLYTGSKDETVRVWDCQSGQCLGVINLGGEVGCMISEGPWIFVGIPNAVKAWNTQANSEMSLSGPVGQVYSMVVGNDLLFAGTQDGSILAWKFNTVTNCFEPAASLNGHTLAVVSLVVGANRLYSGSMDHSIRVWSLENLQCIQTLTEHTSVVMSVLCWDQFLLSSSLDKKLKIWAATQSGNLEVAYTHDEDHPLLTLCGMHDSEAKPVLLCACNDNTVRLYDLPSFSERGKIFSKQEIRAIQVGPGGLFFTGDGTGQVRVWKWLAEPVATA, translated from the exons ATGGATGTAGAAGGAGGCGGAAGCAAGCGGATCTTCAATAGATTGGGCGGGCCGGCGCAACCCGACCCGAACAAGAACCAGAAAGTATGCTACCATTGGAGAGCGGGCAAGTGCAACCGCCACCCTTGCCCTTATCTCCACCGCGAGCTACCTTCGCCGCCTTCGCACGGCCTCAACGGGACGGCGTCGTCCAAGCGGCAACACGGCTTCGCCGCCAACACCGATGGCCCGTCGGGGCCACGTGGCCGGGGTCCGAATAACTTCAGCGGCGGAGGGTCGAACACGTGGGGGAGGAGCGGCGGCGGCGGCGGAGGAGGGAATAGGGTTTTCGTTAGGAAGATGGATAAGGTTTGTAATTATTGGGTTCAGGGGAACTGTAGCTATGGGGATAGGTGTAAGTTCTTGCATTCTTGGAGCACTGGGGACTGTGTTAGCTTGTTGACGACGCTTGAGGGGCATCAGAAT GTTGTTAGTGGGATTGCATTGCCTTCGGGGTCGGATAAGCTTTACACTGGGAGCAAGGATGAGACTGTGAGAGTGTGGGATTGCCAATCTGGTCAG TGCCTGGGAGTAATTAATCTTGGTGGTGAAGTAGGTTGTATGATCAGTGAAGGTCCTTGGATTTTTGTTGGTATACCAAATGCTGTAAAG GCGTGGAACACCCAAGCTAACTCCGAAATGAGTCTTAGTGGGCCTGTTGGACAAGTTTATTCCATGGTTGTGGGTAATGATTTGCTCTTTGCTGGTACGCAG GATGGTTCTATCTTGGCTTGGAAATTTAATACAGTCACCAATTGCTTTGAACCGGCTGCATCACTTAATGGTCACACCCTTGCAGTTGTATCATTAGTAGTTGGAGCAAATAGGCTTTACTCTGGTTCAATGGATCATTCTATAAGG GTCTGGAGCCTTGAAAACTTGCAATGTATACAAACACTAACAGAGCATACATCAGTTGTGATGTCCGTTCTTTGCTGGGATCAGTTTCTCTTATCAAGTTCTTTGGATAAAAAATTAAAG ATCTGGGCTGCTACTCAAAGTGGAAACTTGGAAGTAGCATATACGCACGATGAAGACCAT CCTTTGCTTACGCTTTGTGGGATGCATGATTCAGAAGCCAAGCCAGTCTTACTGTGTGCATGCAATGACAACACTGTCCGTCTCTACGATTTGCCATC GTTTTCTGAGAGAGGTAAAATATTCTCAAAACAGGAGATACGAGCAATCCAGGTTGGCCCTGGTGGCTTGTTTTTCACTGGCGATGGAACTGGACAAGTGAGAGTATGGAAGTGGTTGGCCGAACCAGTTGCAACTGCCTGA
- the LOC101305015 gene encoding L-idonate 5-dehydrogenase-like gives MGKGGMSHGDDQQENMAAWLVGINTLKIQPFKLPELGPHDVRIRMKAVGICGSDVHYLKAMRVADFIVKEPMVIGHECAGIIEEIGSEVKHLVPGDRVALEPGISCWRCESCKEGRYNLCPDMKFFATPPVHGSLANQVVHPADLCFKLPENVSLEEGAMCEPLSVGVHACRRANVGPETNVLVMGAGPIGLVALLAGRAFGAPRIVIADVDDYRLSVAKTLGADEIIKVSTNIQDVAEEVVQIRKAMGAGVDVTFDCAGFDKTMSTALRATRPGGKVCLVGMGHDAMTLPLTSASAREVDVIGIFRYKNTWPLCLEFLRSGKIDVKPLITHRFGFSQKEVEEAFATSARGGNAIKVMFNL, from the exons ATGGGAAAGGGAGGGATGTCACATGGAGATGACCAACAAGAGAACATGGCTGCTTGGCTTGTTGGTATCAACACCCTCAAGATTCAACCTTTCAAGCTCCCTGAACTTG GACCTCATGATGTAAGGATTCGGATGAAGGCTGTTGGGATATGTGGGAGTGATGTTCACTACCTCAAG GCCATGAGAGTTGCAGATTTTATTGTTAAAGAGCCAATGGTAATTGGGCATGAGTGTGCTGGGATCATAGAGGAAATTGGAAGTGAGGTGAAGCATCTGGTACCTGGTGACCGTGTGGCACTAGAGCCCGGTATCAGTTGCTGGAGGTGTGAATCTTGCAAAGAAGGTCGATACAATCTATGCCCGGATATGAAGTTTTTTGCTACTCCACCGGTTCATGGTTCACTGGCAAACCAG GTTGTCCATCCTGCAGACCTGTGTTTTAAACTTCCAGAGAATGTGAGTTTGGAAGAAGGGGCAATGTGTGAGCCCTTGAGTGTTGGTGTTCATGCCTGTCGCCGAGCTAATGTTGGTCCAGAAACAAATGTTTTGGTCATGGGAGCAGGACCCATAGGGCTTGTTGCACTGCTAGCTGGTCGTGCTTTTGGGGCACCGAGAATTGTCATTGCAGATGTGGATGACTATCGTTTATCAGTTGCAAAGACTCTAGGTGCAGATGAGATCATAAAAGTTTCAACAAACATCCAG GATGTTGCTGAAGAAGTGGTTCAGATACGTAAAGCTATGGGAGCTGGAGTGGACGTGACCTTTGATTGTGCAGGCTTTGATAAAACCATGTCTACAGCTCTGCGTGCTACTCGTCCTGGCGGCAAAGTTTGCCTTGTGGGAATGGGGCACGACGCGATGACTCTCCCACTCACTTCAGCTTCTGCCAG GGAGGTAGATGTGATTGGAATTTTCCGATACAAGAATACATGGCCTCTATGCCTGGAGTTTTTGAGAAGTGGTAAGATCGATGTGAAGCCCCTCATAACGCATCGGTTTGGGTTTTCTCAAAAGGAGGTGGAAGAAGCCTTTGCAACCAGTGCTCGTGGAGGCAATGCCATTAAGGTCATGTTTAACCTGTAA